Proteins co-encoded in one Bacteroidales bacterium genomic window:
- the rpsQ gene encoding 30S ribosomal protein S17 — MERKLRKERIGLVVSNKMDKSIVVRIDRRVKHPMYGKFVKKSTKLMAHDENNECNIGDTVKIMETRPLSKNKCWRLVNIIERAK; from the coding sequence ATGGAAAGAAAACTTAGAAAAGAGAGGATAGGCCTGGTTGTAAGTAACAAAATGGATAAATCTATTGTCGTTAGAATAGACAGGCGCGTAAAACATCCTATGTACGGAAAATTCGTAAAGAAATCAACAAAATTGATGGCTCATGACGAAAATAATGAATGCAATATAGGTGATACTGTAAAAATTATGGAAACAAGGCCATTAAGTAAGAATAAATGTTGGAGATTAGTTAATATTATCGAAAGGGCTAAATAG